A genomic stretch from Aedes albopictus strain Foshan chromosome 2, AalbF5, whole genome shotgun sequence includes:
- the LOC115263293 gene encoding protein transport protein Sec24A, translating to MMSNPPQYYGMANGYPPATNGPQQQQSQFPPTSQQQIMPPQPQQQYPAKNIMMNGPSQYPPGMPGATSQYGVPLTSVAPVPLQNGPPMMQKPLFNTQLPQPNNRVANLVSNGNSATSSRTSSPALVNNNIPASQLPPSMSNRSTGTSYPTPSSQIQQTAMPPTNNHSMGSNNNWTSGIPAGTINTPPKTASGLSTPLNASTPTLGGMAPLNGPVSNLTASMQNLSVNRPPSAQQQVTQVNGSGTPNPSIPGSSYPNQPQHGQVPPLKQPNVPPTTSSIQPAYGQLPPLTNQQGRPMNGNHVPNPQMPTQTQQQILPPSSSVGQTGPGMPPTTSSVVTSTTSAIGKRPLYPSQTMPPMPTPQQTNSYYPNQQQQQPLQQQPPMPGMHPNQQFQQQQPHQHSHLPHQHHHHHQQQQQQQQQLQQPYGANYQQQQQSQQQQQQQDPQYGGVVRGGFNRLWGNNTVDLLQNRHILPVEKVRPPPIHLNHPFQEAVNCNPDIFRCTLTKIPETNQLLQKSRLPLGVLIHPFRDLNNLPVISCNTIVRCRACRTYINPFVFFVDSKKWKCNLCYRVNELPEEFQYDPVTKTYGDPTRRPEIKSSTIEFIAPSEYMLRPPQPAIYLFLLDVSSLAQQTGYLHTVCSTLIEQLESLPGDARTQVGFVAYNSAIHFYNIAEGYNQPHEITVLDVEDVFLPYPDNLLVNLKECKELIKDLLTQLPKRFEHAHDSNSALGAALQVAYKLMSACGGRVTVFQCCLPNYGPGALQSREDPNNRSSKDVAHLGPATDFYKRLALDCSAQQIAVDLFLLNSQYCDVATISGISKFSGGCMHHIPLFSTSKPQLVKTLQKCFERYLTRKIGFEAVMRVRCTRGLAIHTFHGNFFVRSTDLLSLPNVNPDAGFGMQITYEESLADVKSVCFQAALLYTSSKAERRIRVHTLCIPVTASLSEVMYSADSQCIVGLLAKMAVDRSLTSSLSDARDAFINATVDIFQAFKIAQNLPQNSGSIVAPENLSLMPLYILALLKHAAFRVGTSTRLDDRVFAMSEMKTMPLDQLIRYIYPDFYQLDSLFHSATQEGADGESHLVEPPRLQLSAEKFDSRSMFLLDCGPHMFIYVGCNVSPSILNDVLGVNSFSEIPDFCVELPSRETPASEALFAFIDAINEEKPYSSYVQVIRDNSQFRAYFVEKFVDDRNQSSLSYYEFLQHLRTQVK from the exons ATGATGTCGAATCCACCTCAATACTATGGAATGGCAAATGGTTATCCTCCAGCAACTAATGGACCACAACAGCAGCAAAGCCAATTTCCGCCAACGTCCCAGCAGCAGATTATGCCACCACAACCGCAGCAACAGTATCCTGCGAAGAACATTATGATGAACGGACCATCACAGTATCccccaggaatgcctggagccaCCTCTCAATATGGTGTACCACTAACATCTGTGGCCCCGGTTCCATTGCAAAATGGACCACCGATGATGCAGAAGCCGCTGTTCAATACTCAGTTGCCGCAGCCGAACAATCGAGTAGCGAATCTAGTTTCGAATGGCAACAGTGCTACCTCATCTAGAACGTCATCACCTGCTCTAGTTAACAACAATATTCCGGCGTCGCAGTTGCCACCATCGATGAGCAATCGATCAACAGGTACCTCCTATCCGACGCCGTCTAGTCAAATTCAACAGACTGCTATGCCTCCAACCAACAACCACAGCATGGGTTCCAACAACAACTGGACGAGTGGGATTCCTGCCGGCACGATAAACACACCTCCAAAGACAGCTTCGGGTCTTTCAACTCCACTAAATGCCTCTACTCCAACGTTAGGAGGGATGGCACCCCTTAATGGGCCCGTCAGCAATCTAACAGCTAGCATGCAAAATCTAAGCGTCAATCGACCGCCATCTGCGCAACAGCAAGTAACCCAAGTAAATGGGTCTGGCACTCCAAATCCTTCAATTCCCGGCAGCAGCTATCCTAATCAACCTCAACACGGACAAGTACCACCACTGAAGCAGCCAAATGTTCCACCAACCACAAGCAGTATACAGCCTGCATATGGCCAGCTACCACCACTAACCAACCAACAGGGGCGACCTATGAATGGAAACCACGTCCCCAACCCACAAATGCCTACACAAACTCAACAGCAAATTCTGCCTCCTTCGAGTAGCGTAGGCCAAACTGGCCCAGGCATGCCACCAACCACTTCTTCGGTCGTGACCTCTACTACTTCAGCCATCGGCAAGAGACCTCTGTATCCCTCACAGACCATGCCCCCTATGCCCACGCCCCAACAAACCAACAGCTACTATCCAaatcaacaacagcaacaaccacTTCAGCAGCAACCCCCAATGCCCGGTATGCATCCGAACCAACaattccagcagcagcagccccaTCAGCATAGTCATCTTCCTCATCAACACCATCATcaccatcaacaacaacaacagcaacaacagcagcttcAACAACCCTACGGTGCCAActatcaacagcagcagcaatcacagcaacagcagcagcaacaggacCCCCAGTACGGTGGCGTGGTGAGGGGTGGGTTCAACCGACTGTGGGGTAACAACACGGTAGACCTCCTGCAGAACCGACATATTCTGCCGGTGGAAAAGGTTCGGCCGCCACCGATACACCTGAACCATCCGTTCCAGGAGGCGGTCAACTGTAATCCAGA TATTTTCCGGTGTACCCTGACGAAAATTCCGGAAACGAATCAACTGCTGCAAAAATCGAGACTTCCACTGGGTGTGCTGATACACCCGTTTAGGGATTTGAAT AATCTACCGGTAATTTCCTGCAATACGATAGTGCGATGCCGGGCCTGCCGAACCTACATCAACCCGTTCGTGTTCTTCGTCGACAGTAAAAAGTGGAAGTGCAACCTGTGCTACCGAGTCAACGAAT TACCGGAGGAGTTCCAGTACGATCCTGTAACGAAAACTTACGGAGATCCAACGCGGCGACCTGAAATCAAATCCAGCACGATAGAGTTCATCGCACCTTCGGAGTATATG TTGCGACCTCCTCAGCCGGCGATCTACCTGTTCCTGTTGGACGTTTCTTCGCTGGCCCAGCAAACCGGCTACTTGCACACCGTCTGTAGCACGCTAATCGAACAGCTGGAAAGTTTACCGGGTGATGCGCGGACCCAGGTCGGCTTCGTTGCCTACAACAGTGCGATCCACTTCTACAACATTGCCGAGGGCTACAATCAGCCGCACGAGATCACCGTCCTGGATGTGGAAG aTGTGTTTCTACCGTACCCGGACAACCTATTAGTAAACTTGAAGGAGTGTAAGGAACTGATCAAGGATCTGTTGACCCAGCTGCCCAAGCGGTTCGAGCATGCCCACGATAGTAATAGTGCGCTGGGTGCGGCACTACAAGTGGCATACAAACTGATG AGCGCCTGTGGTGGTCGGGTCACCGTATTCCAATGCTGTTTGCCAAACTACGGCCCTGGTGCTCTGCAATCGCG GGAGGATCCCAACAATCGCTCATCAAAGGACGTGGCCCACTTGGGCCCGGCAACGGACTTCTACAAGCGATTAGCTCTGGATTGTTCTGCCCAGCAGATCGCCGTTGATCTGTTCCTGTTAAATAGTCAGTACTGTGATGTAGCAACAATTT CTGGAATAAGTAAATTCAGTGGTGGATGCATGCATCACATCCCGCTGTTTAGTACATCGAAACCACAGCTGGTGAAAACCCTGCAGAAGTGTTTCGAACGCTACCTAACCCGAAAGATCGGCTTCGAAGCTGTTATGCGGGTGCGTTGCACCCGGGGGCTAGCGATACACACATTCCACGGAAACTTCTTCGTGCGATCGACGGATTTGCTTTCGTTGCCGAACGTGAATCCGGACGCCGGCTTTGGCATGCAG ATCACCTACGAAGAAAGCTTGGCCGACGTCAAATCGGTATGCTTCCAGGCGGCGTTGCTGTACACCAGTAGCAAAGCCGAACGGCGGATTCGCGTCCACACGTTGTGTATTCCCGTCACTGCGAGCCTGTCGGAAGTTATGTACTCGGCCGATTCGCAGTGCATCGTCGGTTTGCTGGCCAAAATGGCCGTGGATCGATCGCTGACCTCGAGCCTGTCCGATGCCAGAGATGCCTTCATCAACGCCACCGTTGACATATTCCAGGCGTTCAAGATTGCGCAAAATTTGCCGCAGAATTCCGGATCGATCGTGGCCCCGGAGAATCTCTCGCTTATGCCTCTGTACATCTTGGCGCTGCTGAAACAC GCTGCATTCCGGGTAGGCACCAGTACCCGACTGGACGATCGAGTGTTCGCGATGAGCGAGATGAAAACGATGCCCCTGGATCAACTGATCCGATACATCTATCCCGACTTCTACCAGCTGGACAGTCTGTTCCACAGTGCTACCCAGGAGGGAGCGGATGGTGAATCGCATTTGGTGGAACCACCGCGGTTACAACTGTCGGCCGAAAA GTTCGATTCACGATCGATGTTCTTACTGGACTGTGGACCTCACATGTTCATCTACGTGGGATGCAATGTATCACCATCGATTCTGAATGATGTTCTTG GAGTGAACAGTTTTTCGGAAATACCAGACTTCTGTGTCGAGCTGCCGAGCCGGGAGACCCCAGCCAGTGAGGCATTGTTTGCATTTATCGATGCCATCAACGAGGAGAAACCATATTCTTCTTACGTGCAGGTCATCAG GGACAACAGTCAATTCCGTGCGTACTTCGTGGAGAAGTTTGTCGACGACAGGAATCAGAGTTCGCTATCGTACTACGAGTTCTTGCAACACCTGAGAACCCAAGTGAAGTAA